The following are encoded in a window of Parafrankia discariae genomic DNA:
- a CDS encoding fumarylacetoacetate hydrolase family protein produces the protein MRFVGVRDGRRVVVGLVLGADGHAPVGDELAGDEPLRVARLAEVDDFYADLAGWTAQARRLTAGGHDLHDVGTALADVELAPPVPAGARILGMGLNYHAHATETGLDLPKKPPIFARWTASLTVDGTPVPVPPGERGLDWEGELAVVVGSALTDVDEETALRGVFGYAVFNDLSARRAQGASAQWTLGKNSDRSGPMGPVVPADEVGDPAAGLRLVTRVNGEIVQDGDTSDMIFPIGRILSFVSRTVPLNPGDILITGTPAGVGYIRRPPRYLVPGDVVEVWIERVGTVRNPIVAAPARP, from the coding sequence ATGCGGTTCGTGGGAGTGCGCGACGGTCGGCGCGTCGTGGTCGGCCTGGTGCTCGGTGCCGACGGGCACGCACCAGTTGGGGACGAGCTGGCCGGGGACGAACCTCTCCGGGTCGCCCGCCTCGCGGAGGTCGACGACTTCTACGCGGACCTCGCCGGCTGGACGGCCCAGGCGCGCCGGCTGACCGCCGGCGGGCACGACCTCCACGACGTCGGAACCGCTCTAGCCGACGTCGAGCTCGCCCCGCCGGTACCGGCCGGGGCGCGGATCCTCGGCATGGGACTGAACTACCACGCGCACGCCACGGAGACCGGGCTGGACCTGCCGAAAAAGCCACCGATCTTCGCCCGGTGGACCGCCTCCCTGACGGTGGACGGCACCCCGGTCCCCGTCCCGCCGGGCGAACGGGGCCTGGACTGGGAGGGCGAGCTCGCCGTCGTCGTGGGATCCGCGCTGACCGACGTCGACGAGGAGACGGCGCTGCGCGGTGTGTTCGGCTACGCGGTGTTCAACGACCTCAGCGCCCGCCGCGCCCAGGGTGCCTCGGCGCAGTGGACGCTGGGCAAGAACTCCGACCGCAGTGGGCCGATGGGGCCGGTCGTGCCGGCCGACGAGGTCGGTGACCCGGCGGCGGGCCTGCGGCTGGTCACCCGGGTCAACGGCGAGATCGTGCAGGACGGTGACACCAGCGACATGATCTTTCCGATCGGCCGGATCCTGTCGTTCGTGAGCCGTACCGTGCCCCTCAACCCGGGTGACATCCTGATCACCGGCACCCCCGCCGGGGTCGGCTACATCCGCAGGCCGCCCCGCTACCTGGTGCCGGGTGACGTCGTCGAGGTGTGGATCGAGCGGGTGGGCACCGTCCGCAACCCGATCGTGGCCGCCCCCGCCCGACCCTGA
- a CDS encoding aldehyde dehydrogenase family protein: MDVDPDSAIAQREFFGPDMPFGGYRQSGIGREMGLAGFGEYLETKVIAVGA; the protein is encoded by the coding sequence GTGGACGTCGACCCGGACTCGGCGATCGCCCAGCGGGAGTTCTTCGGCCCGGACATGCCCTTCGGCGGGTACCGGCAGAGCGGGATCGGCCGGGAGATGGGCCTGGCCGGTTTCGGGGAGTACCTGGAGACGAAGGTCATCGCCGTCGGCGCCTGA
- a CDS encoding acetyl-CoA C-acetyltransferase has product MREAVICEPVRTAVGRHGGALAALSAQALGAAVLRGLLDRTGLRSADIDDVIFGSCYPTMEAPALGRVVALDAGLDVTVAGLQLDRRCGSGVQAVTTAAMQVQTGVADVVIAGGAESMSNAPFYSTEMRWGARGGAVTLHDALARGRVTAGGVNFPVPGGMIETAENLRREYEISRAEQDEFALRSHQRAVGAQTAGRFGPEIVPVSVPGRKGPTVVDVDEHPRADTTLATLTALRPIMGRTDPEATVTAGNSSGQNDGASACVVTHPEAAARLGLRPLARLVSWAVAGVEPARMGIGPVPATAKALERANLKLADIDLIELNEAFAAQVLACVREWGLTTADLDRLNVNGSGISLGHPVAATGGRILATLLHELERRDARYGLETLCIGGGQGITAIFERVG; this is encoded by the coding sequence ATGCGTGAGGCGGTCATCTGTGAACCGGTGCGTACCGCGGTCGGGCGCCACGGCGGGGCGCTCGCGGCGCTGAGCGCGCAGGCGCTCGGCGCGGCCGTGCTGCGCGGCCTGCTGGACCGGACCGGCCTACGGTCCGCGGACATCGACGACGTGATCTTCGGGTCGTGCTACCCGACGATGGAGGCACCCGCCCTGGGCCGGGTGGTCGCGCTGGACGCCGGCCTCGACGTCACCGTCGCCGGGCTGCAGCTCGACCGCCGCTGCGGATCGGGCGTGCAGGCCGTCACCACGGCCGCGATGCAGGTCCAGACCGGCGTCGCCGACGTCGTGATCGCCGGGGGAGCGGAGAGCATGAGCAACGCCCCCTTCTACTCGACGGAGATGCGCTGGGGGGCGCGCGGCGGCGCCGTCACCCTGCACGACGCCCTGGCCCGCGGCCGGGTGACGGCGGGCGGGGTGAACTTCCCCGTCCCGGGCGGGATGATCGAGACGGCGGAGAACCTGCGGCGGGAGTACGAGATCTCGCGCGCCGAGCAGGACGAGTTCGCGCTGCGGTCGCATCAGCGGGCGGTCGGGGCCCAGACCGCCGGCCGGTTCGGGCCCGAGATCGTCCCCGTGTCGGTGCCGGGCCGCAAGGGGCCCACCGTCGTGGACGTCGACGAGCACCCGCGCGCCGACACCACGCTCGCCACGCTCACGGCGCTGCGCCCGATCATGGGCCGGACCGATCCGGAGGCCACGGTCACGGCGGGCAACTCGAGCGGGCAGAACGACGGGGCGTCGGCGTGCGTCGTCACCCACCCGGAGGCGGCGGCGCGGTTGGGCCTGCGTCCGCTCGCCCGGCTGGTGAGCTGGGCGGTGGCCGGTGTGGAGCCGGCGCGGATGGGGATCGGCCCCGTGCCGGCCACGGCGAAGGCCCTGGAACGAGCGAATCTCAAACTCGCCGACATCGACCTGATCGAGCTCAACGAGGCCTTCGCGGCGCAGGTGCTCGCCTGCGTCCGGGAATGGGGGCTCACGACCGCCGACCTGGACCGGCTCAACGTCAACGGCTCCGGGATCTCGCTGGGGCATCCCGTCGCGGCGACTGGCGGCCGGATCCTGGCGACCCTGCTGCACGAGCTGGAACGCCGGGACGCCCGGTACGGGCTGGAGACGCTGTGCATCGGCGGCGGCCAGGGGATCACCGCGATCTTCGAGCGGGTCGGCTGA
- a CDS encoding class I adenylate-forming enzyme family protein yields the protein MGPDGTELGTDTSGELYVRTPAVSAGYADGSGLGDRVTPDGWSRTGDVARIDPEGFLWIEGGVSDMVNGGGLKVFPAEAEEVLRLAAGVADCAVGGVPDDRLGEVPWAFVVPVDGAQPVPDALAALARTHLAPYKVPVRFVLVDELPRTEVGKVRAVDLVALATAG from the coding sequence GTGGGCCCGGACGGCACCGAGCTCGGCACGGACACGTCGGGTGAGCTGTACGTCCGGACCCCGGCGGTGTCGGCCGGCTACGCCGACGGGTCGGGGCTGGGCGACCGGGTCACTCCCGACGGCTGGTCCCGCACCGGCGACGTCGCCCGGATCGACCCCGAGGGCTTCCTCTGGATCGAGGGCGGCGTCTCTGACATGGTCAACGGAGGTGGCCTGAAGGTCTTCCCGGCCGAGGCCGAGGAGGTGCTGCGGCTCGCCGCCGGGGTCGCCGACTGCGCGGTCGGCGGCGTCCCGGACGACCGGCTGGGGGAGGTGCCCTGGGCCTTCGTGGTTCCCGTGGACGGCGCCCAGCCCGTCCCCGACGCCCTCGCCGCGCTGGCGCGCACCCATCTCGCGCCGTACAAGGTGCCGGTCCGGTTCGTGCTGGTCGACGAACTGCCCCGGACCGAGGTCGGCAAGGTCCGCGCGGTCGATCTCGTCGCGCTCGCGACGGCCGGGTGA
- a CDS encoding acyl-CoA dehydrogenase family protein: protein MNSSPVGHTTFGRFDELAVQRGTRGAARRRPLLLEDSSPESAVRAQMGRGLFCGPFLTTVTVAQAILATGDTAACAEPLPDLAAGRRIATLAVIEADGRRADDAVRTRTTPAGGGWRLDGTKMFVLDGCSADLLVIAARTPAGTGLFALDATATGLRRTPLATLDQTRRQARSDLDGVAARLLGPAGGHGWRPGAAPGRQPRGGLLLRRLPARRGGEHPDPRRDRLRLGAPRPSVLQAGVQRPADVRRPGAAPRAGRAAAPHRLADLAAPPPRPGEDPRIAKF, encoded by the coding sequence GTGAATTCGTCGCCAGTCGGGCACACCACGTTCGGGAGGTTCGATGAGCTTGCCGTTCAGCGAGGAACGCGAGGAGCTGCGCGCCGCCGTCCGCTCCTCCTCGAGGACTCGTCGCCGGAGAGCGCCGTCCGCGCCCAGATGGGCCGGGGCCTGTTCTGCGGGCCCTTCCTCACCACGGTGACGGTGGCCCAGGCCATCCTCGCCACCGGTGACACCGCCGCCTGCGCCGAGCCGCTCCCCGACCTCGCCGCCGGCCGGCGGATCGCCACCCTCGCCGTCATCGAGGCGGACGGCCGCCGGGCGGACGACGCCGTGCGGACCCGGACGACGCCGGCCGGCGGGGGGTGGCGCCTGGACGGTACCAAGATGTTCGTGCTCGACGGGTGCTCCGCCGACCTGCTGGTGATCGCGGCCCGCACACCGGCCGGAACCGGGCTGTTCGCCCTCGACGCGACGGCGACCGGGCTGCGGCGCACCCCGCTCGCGACGCTGGACCAGACCCGCCGGCAGGCCCGGTCGGACCTCGACGGGGTGGCCGCCCGGCTGCTCGGTCCGGCCGGCGGCCACGGCTGGCGACCCGGAGCTGCCCCTGGTCGCCAGCCTCGCGGCGGCCTACTGCTCCGACGCCTACCCGCACGCCGCGGCGGAGAACATCCGGATCCACGGCGGGATCGGCTTCGCCTGGGAGCACCCCGCCCATCTGTACTTCAAGCGGGCGTCCAGCGCCCGGCTGATGTTCGGCGACCCGGCGCAGCACCGCGAGCGGGTCGCGCGGCTGCTCCCCATCGGTTAGCCGACCTCGCGGCACCTCCCCCGCGGCCGGGGGAAGATCCCCGCATCGCGAAGTTCTGA
- a CDS encoding acyl-CoA dehydrogenase family protein: MLDDDVRQVIASTRRFVRERVVPAEAEIERTDAIPPDLRREAAAMGLFGFAVPVEYGGLGLDMSAEARLVFELGYTTPAFRSMFGTNNGIAGHVLLEGATEEQKKAYLPLIASGEWTASFALTEENAGSDPAGLATAARRDGDEWVIDGAKRFITNAPLADVFMVFARTDPHAEGGHGITAFMVERGAPGLSVGPKDHKMGQAGAWTADVLLTEVRVPASAVIGGEAGVGRGYATAMRCLAHGRIHIAALCVGLAQRLVDESVSYAATRVQGGGVIGTHQLVQGLLADSATDLYAARALVVDVAARFDDGSDTRIGPSCAKYFASEAVGRVADRAVQIHGGAGYMRGVPVERFYRDARLFRIYEGTSQIQQIVIARQLLRDAGVR, translated from the coding sequence GTGCTCGATGATGATGTGCGGCAGGTCATCGCCTCGACCCGGCGTTTCGTGCGCGAGCGCGTGGTCCCGGCGGAGGCGGAGATCGAACGGACCGACGCGATCCCGCCCGACCTGCGCCGGGAGGCCGCGGCGATGGGCCTGTTCGGGTTCGCCGTCCCCGTGGAGTACGGCGGTCTGGGGCTGGACATGAGCGCCGAGGCCCGGCTCGTCTTCGAGCTGGGCTACACCACGCCGGCCTTCCGCTCGATGTTCGGCACCAACAACGGCATCGCCGGCCACGTCCTGCTCGAGGGCGCGACCGAGGAGCAGAAGAAGGCCTACCTGCCGCTGATCGCCTCGGGCGAGTGGACGGCCTCGTTCGCGCTCACCGAGGAGAACGCCGGCTCGGACCCGGCGGGCCTGGCGACGGCCGCGCGCCGCGACGGCGACGAGTGGGTGATCGACGGTGCCAAGCGCTTCATCACCAACGCGCCGCTGGCCGACGTCTTCATGGTCTTCGCCCGCACCGACCCGCACGCCGAGGGCGGGCACGGCATCACCGCGTTCATGGTGGAACGCGGCGCGCCGGGGTTGAGCGTCGGCCCGAAGGACCACAAGATGGGCCAGGCGGGCGCGTGGACGGCCGACGTCCTCCTGACGGAGGTGCGGGTGCCGGCGTCGGCGGTGATCGGCGGCGAGGCCGGGGTCGGCCGCGGCTACGCGACCGCGATGCGCTGCCTGGCCCACGGCCGGATCCACATCGCCGCGCTGTGCGTCGGGCTGGCCCAGCGGCTGGTCGACGAGTCGGTGTCCTACGCCGCGACGAGGGTGCAGGGCGGCGGCGTGATCGGCACCCACCAGCTGGTGCAGGGCCTGCTCGCCGACTCCGCCACCGATCTCTACGCCGCGCGGGCGCTCGTCGTCGACGTGGCCGCGCGCTTCGACGACGGCAGCGACACCCGGATCGGGCCCTCGTGCGCGAAGTACTTCGCCTCGGAGGCGGTCGGGCGGGTCGCCGACCGGGCGGTACAGATCCACGGCGGGGCGGGCTACATGCGCGGCGTCCCGGTCGAGCGCTTCTACCGGGACGCCCGGCTGTTCCGGATCTACGAGGGCACCAGCCAGATCCAGCAGATCGTGATCGCCCGCCAGCTGCTGCGCGACGCCGGCGTCCGGTGA
- a CDS encoding LLM class F420-dependent oxidoreductase gives MDISGVGIWSQQLRWGDPAELADAAAELEELGYRALWIPDVGGPVFEAVEALLTATRSVTVATGILNLWMHSPADTAAGYATLTAAHGDRFLLGIGVSHAPLIDASEPGRYRRPLAAMTAFLDGLDKADQPVPPERRVLAALGPKMLQLAGSRARGVHPYLVTPDHTRLARESLGTGPLVLPEQTVILTTDADEAHAIGRDWLRGYLGLPNYANNVRRLGFTDDDVADASDRLFDALIAWGDEAAIRRRVDEHLAAGADHVCVQVLTADQKAFPREQWRRLAPALR, from the coding sequence ATGGATATTTCCGGAGTCGGCATCTGGAGCCAGCAGCTGCGATGGGGGGACCCGGCCGAGCTGGCCGACGCGGCGGCGGAGCTGGAGGAACTGGGCTACCGCGCCCTGTGGATCCCCGACGTCGGGGGCCCGGTGTTCGAGGCCGTCGAGGCACTGCTGACGGCGACCCGCTCTGTCACCGTGGCCACCGGCATCCTCAACCTGTGGATGCACAGCCCGGCGGACACGGCCGCCGGCTACGCCACGCTCACCGCCGCCCACGGGGACCGCTTCCTGCTGGGCATCGGGGTCAGCCACGCCCCGCTGATCGACGCCTCCGAACCCGGCCGCTACCGCCGGCCGCTGGCCGCCATGACGGCGTTCCTCGACGGCCTGGACAAGGCCGACCAGCCGGTCCCGCCCGAGCGCCGCGTGCTGGCCGCGCTCGGCCCGAAGATGCTCCAGCTGGCCGGCAGCCGGGCCCGCGGCGTGCATCCCTACCTCGTGACCCCCGACCACACCCGGCTGGCCCGGGAGAGCCTGGGCACCGGCCCGCTCGTGCTCCCCGAGCAGACGGTGATCCTCACCACCGACGCCGACGAGGCCCACGCGATCGGCCGGGACTGGCTGCGCGGGTACCTGGGGCTGCCGAACTACGCGAACAACGTCCGCCGGCTGGGCTTCACCGACGACGACGTCGCGGACGCCAGCGACCGGCTCTTCGACGCCCTGATCGCCTGGGGGGACGAGGCGGCGATCCGGCGCCGGGTCGACGAACACCTGGCCGCCGGTGCCGACCACGTCTGCGTGCAGGTGCTCACCGCCGACCAGAAGGCCTTCCCGCGCGAGCAGTGGCGCCGGCTCGCTCCCGCGCTCCGGTAG